From Aedes albopictus strain Foshan chromosome 1, AalbF5, whole genome shotgun sequence, one genomic window encodes:
- the LOC109405082 gene encoding uncharacterized protein LOC109405082 isoform X2, whose protein sequence is MEAEPKQKVDLLPRCRLCLQWTEANDGLERYGDIFVENGDLSLKIRDCVGVFIGPDDSIRTVCANCQQTVRFIDDFRLLCRQTEEIYESVRVRCEDENKWDRYKACVDELRALVQQHKDVVKGHLVDCEVAPEAAEQNSISNPFVPMMEVKDEMDFEEEYDPEQMVEQVVEIKPELDSDDEGREYDDDDDDDTTIDLDITKLKSHRRIPIGLKLAIAQEVEKHPFIWDTTLAKSVRCKGKAWKEIGRKFNIDGTALRKNQWRALISFYRTKKIHRADQLEPDEKLREFMQIMQKITKGPSEADDDDEDDKATPEQDKKESLIEETVPSGGSKKSTIFSLTTPSKRMQLAKLVYEHEFMWNRQHADFNAAYTKEEVWSQIAKQLKVTRDEVKYAWKCLRDLYRGRMKRVIKGELDRDARLLQDPLFKLLDRMFATNMRIGAVGSLALAQHKPESNDDTTEAAEGEESSAHYDQQDHSEGAIEEAIESTIEIKEEDVAAKSAEPSSYELQLMFAREMLERINDPSNPKHDPAGLWKRTAERLQLDQSVAKTRWNVMRANYKDNRRRIVTAGIMKRLRMQECELFNLMNQIIPKLEGSEPYVAPQANEKIIERQKLPIRYKIAIAEELKKNPEIWDTSLASSLQTIEKAWSAIASKFETDVITIRHHWKSLQNVYRFHNRREKEGGVPLRNNSNQKYRRLIALLRYMREPAENRGDAGETAEAEETGAEEEQESDDGEEDEVDEMDVECQLRDKAPKLAELALASDVKKMELAQFVHQHEFLWNHKHPDFGNLVLKDHTWDVAATTMKVTRDDIKYGWKCLRDLYRGRMKRVISGKLSSNASLLQDPLFQLLDVMCADNMKIGAHSAIPKGPATATATGANESASNDAGDDREDEFSVKFDDPVKLKLIALVEQHELLWNSDHSEYLNLEKRDLVWDGIAEQMNVAKSTVKALWTRLRNIFRGRKLRLLKGLMQPNSPLLSEPIYVKLHSLLDAHMQLGKFTNVRHQLAQHTKPKATRPVQMAKVESGPFGTIDEKVRLVQEVMKHELLWNSNHEDYHRSDKRGSAWAQVAAMFANYQERDARKMWYRLRNHHRPRKAYARTGLKFVYSDDEEDGESSKGPLFGLFAKMAESLTVGDDSSEVPVKLGKRQLQEVTEKFMTHKCQYKKKKFFDDEGCIKEVKDGVVRYMKTCELCGKQVQRSLFEVHMNLHTGARPYACTYEGCDKTYPSTISRDKHERLVHRQDTFKFKCDQCDKKFSHRGKLTYHIAAHHQSQDIPCNICGKLMKHQKMLQNHIKLHFGHYPCKVCGKVLQKKYSLTVHMRAHNNELPFYCELCQKRFNSKVQLRTHLPNVHQRTWENYAEQYGDSGRK, encoded by the exons ATGGAAG CGGAGCCAAAGCAAAAAGTCGATTTGCTGCCGCGGTGTCGCCTCTGTCTGCAGTGGACCGAAGCGAATGACGGCCTGGAGCGGTATGGGGATATTTTCGTGGAAAATGGAGATCTTTCGCTGAAGATACGTGACTGCGTGGGTGTGTTTATCGGTCCGGACGACAGCATCCGTACGGTTTGCGCCAATTGCCAGCAAACGGTGCGCTTCATAGACGACTTCCGGCTGCTGTGCCGCCAGACGGAGGAAATCTACGAATCGGTTCGGGTGCGTTGTGAGGATGAGAACAAATGGGATCGCTATAAGGCGTGCGTCGACGAGCTGCGGGCGCTGGTGCAGCAGCATAAGGATGTCGTCAAAGGCCATCTGGTGGATTGTGAAGTTGCTCCGGAAGCAGCGGAGCAAAATTCCATTTCCAATCCTTTCGTTCCCATGATGGAAGTAAAAGATGAAATGGATTTCGAAGAGGAGTATGACCCCGAGCAGATGGTTGAGCAGGTTGTGGAGATTAAACCGGAATTGGATTCCGATGACGAGGGGAGGGaatatgacgacgacgacgatgacgacacaACTATAGACCTAGATATCACTAAACTGAAATCACACCGAAGAATTCCCATTGGTCTTAAGCTAGCCATTGCACAGGAGGTCGAGAAACATCCATTTATTTGGGATACGACGCTTGCCAAGTCTGTCAGGTGTAAAGGAAAAGCGTGGAAGGAAATTGGCCGAAAGTTCAACATAGATGGCACAGCTTTGAGAAAAAACCAATGGCGCGCGCTCATATCGTTCTATCGAACTAAGAAAATACACCGAGCTGATCAACTCGAACCGGACGAAAAGTTGCGCGAGTTTATGCAGATTATGCAAAAAATCACGAAAGGACCGTCGGAGGCGGACGATGATGATGAAGACGACAAGGCAACACCAGAACAAGATAAGAAAGAATCACTGATCGAAGAAACCGTTCCATCCGGCGgatcgaagaaatcgacaatTTTCTCGCTGACTACTCCCAGCAAGCGAATGCAACTGGCGAAACTGGTGTACGAACACGAATTCATGTGGAATCGGCAGCATGCAGA CTTTAATGCTGCCTACACAAAAGAGGAAGTGTGGAGCCAGATAGCGAAGCAGTTGAAGGTAACACGAGATGAAGTTAAATATGCGTGGAAATGTTTGCGGGATTTGTATCGCGGCCGGATGAAACGGGTGATAAAAGGCGAGCTGGATCGTGATGCCCGGCTTTTGCAAGATCCCCTCTTCAAGTTGTTGGACCGCATGTTTGCGACCAATATGCGAATCGGCGCCGTCGGGTCCCTTGCGCTTGCGCAACACAAACCGGAATCGAATGACGATACCACGGAGGCGGCAGAAGGGGAAGAAAGTTCGGCACATTACGATCAGCAAGACCACTCGGAAGGTGCGATCGAGGAGGCGATCGAAAGTACTATCGAAATCAAGGAAGAGGATGTGGCGGCAAAGAGCGCCGAACCGTCAAGTTACGAACTGCAACTGATGTTTGCTCGGGAAATGCTTGAGCGCATAAATGACCCGAGCAACCCGAAACACGATCCTGCAGGTTTGTGGAAGAGAACTGCGGAAAGACTGCAGTTAGACCAATCGGTTGCCAAAACCCGTTGGAACGTTATGAGGGCGAACTATAAGGACAATCGAAGACGTATTGTCACAGCGGGGATTATGAAGCGTCTTCGGATGCAGGAGTGTGAACTGTTCAATCTTATGAATCAGATCATTCCAAAGCTGGAAGGTTCCGAACCGTACGTTGCCCCGCAAGCcaatgaaaaaataatagaaag ACAAAAACTTCCGATTCGATACAAAATTGCCATCGCCGAGGAACTCAAGAAGAATCCAGAAATTTGGGACACAAGCCTGGCAAGTTCGTTACAAACGATAGAAAAAGCCTGGAGCGCAATTGCCAGCAAGTTTGAAACGGATGTGATTACCATTCGGCACCATTGGAAATCGCTACAGAATGTCTATCGGTTCCACAATAGACGGGAAAAGGAAGGCGGCGTTCCCTTACGTAACAACTCGAACCAAAAGTACCGGAGGCTGATCGCACTGTTGCGGTACATGCGGGAACCAGCAGAGAATCGAGGCGATGCTGGCGAAACGGCAGAAGCGGAAGAAACAGGAGCCGAGGAAGAGCAAGAGTCGGACGATGGCGAAGAAGATGAAGTCGACGAGATGGACGTTGAGTGTCAGCTCAGGGATAAGGCACCGAAATTGGCTGAGCTGGCGTTGGCTTCCGATGTGAAGAAAATGGAACTGGCACAGTTTGTACATCAGCACGAGTTTCTGTGGAATCATAAGCATCCTGA CTTCGGTAACCTGGTCCTAAAAGACCACACGTGGGATGTTGCTGCCACGACGATGAAAGTCACCCGGGACGACATCAAGTACGGCTGGAAGTGCTTGCGCGATCTGTACCGCGGTCGAATGAAGCGCGTTATCAGCGGAAAGTTGTCCAGCAATGCATCGCTGCTACAGGATCCACTCTTCCAACTGTTGGACGTGATGTGCGCGGATAATATGAAAATTGGCGCCCACTCGGCCATCCCCAAGGGTCCGGCAACGGCAACGGCTACGGGCGCGAACGAATCCGCATCCAACGACGCTGGCGACGACAGGGAGGATGAATTTTCCGTCAAGTTCGATGACCCCGTCAAGTTGAAGCTGATTGCGCTGGTCGAGCAGCATGAACTGCTCTGGAACAGCGATCATTCGGA GTACCTAAACTTGGAAAAGCGTGACCTCGTCTGGGATGGCATCGCGGAACAGATGAACGTCGCGAAGTCCACCGTGAAAGCACTGTGGACTCGCTTGAGGAACATCTTCCGTGGCCGAAAGTTACGCCTTCTGAAAGGTCTTATGCAACCAAACAGCCCACTTCTGAGCGAACCGATCTACGTGAAGCTGCATTCATTGCTGGATGCGCACATGCAGCTGGGAAAATTCACCAATGTTAGGCACCAGCTAGCCCAGCACACTAAGCCAAAAGCAACGCGCCCCGTTCAGATGGCCAAGGTCGAATCGGGTCCGTTCGGTACCATCGATGAGAAGGTCCGGCTGGTGCAGGAGGTCATGAAGCATGAACTGCTCTGGAACAGCAACCATGAAGA CTACCACAGATCCGACAAACGTGGCTCCGCCTGGGCCCAGGTTGCGGCCATGTTCGCAAACTACCAAGAGCGTGATGCCAGAAAAATGTGGTATCGGTTGCGCAACCATCATAGACCGCGCAAAGCCTACGCAAGAACTGGACTAAAGTTTGTCTATTCCGATGACGAAGAAGACGGCGAGAGCTCCAAAGGACCTTTGTTTGGACTTTTCGCCAAAATGGCGGAAAGCTTAACAGTCGGCGACGATTCGTCGGAGGTACCTGTCAAGCTCGGAAAGCGGCAGCTGCAGGAAGTAACGGAAAAGTTCATGACGCACAAGTGCCAATACAAAAAGAAGAAATTTTTCGACGATGAAGGTTGCATCAAGGAAGTAAAGGACGGTGTCGTGCGGTATATGAAGACTTGCGAGTTGTGCGGAAAGCAAGTGCAACGGTCTTTGTTCGAGGTTCATATGAACCTGCACACAGGCGCAAGGCCGTACGCGTGTACGTACGAAGGCTGTGATAAGACGTACCCCAGCACGATTAGTCGGGACAAACACGAACGTCTGGTCCATCGCCAGGATACCTTTAAATTCAAGTGTGACCAGTGCGATAAAAAATTCAGTCACCGCGGCAAACTCACGTACCACATTGCAGCCCATCATCAGAGTCAAGATATTCCGTGTAACATTTGCGGCAAATTGATGAAGCATCAAAAAATGCTGCAGAATCACATAAAGCTGCATTTTGGGCACTATCCCTGCAAAGTTTGCGGCAAGGTATTGCAGAAAAAATATTCGCTAACCGTGCACATGCGGGCGCATAACAATGAGTTGCCGTTTTATTGTGAGCTCTGCCAGAAGCGCTTCAATTCGAAAGTGCAGTTGAGAACCCACTTGCCGAATGTTCACCAACGAACGTGGGAAAACTATGCAGAACAGTACGGTGACAGTGGTAGAAAATAG